In Zingiber officinale cultivar Zhangliang chromosome 8B, Zo_v1.1, whole genome shotgun sequence, a single genomic region encodes these proteins:
- the LOC122014074 gene encoding zinc finger MYM-type protein 1-like, producing the protein MEHLDNLMNIPRHIDKMMNAQSSEEKQKNRLRLTATIESIRWLTLQACAFRGHDESPSSNNRGNFIEMIQFMGKMNENIGDIVLEKAPKNTKYTSPDIQKDILNIFANQVRTKIRKEIGDAKFCILVDEARDTSNKEHMAIVLRFVDIDGFLRERFFAIVHVTDIIAATLKKKISETLGCYDLHIYNMRGQGYDGASNMRGSWNGLQALFLKDCSCAYYVHCFAHRLQLALTAAAEKEVSIWLFFSKLNSICNLFNASPKRHVELLSAQKDEVAHMVAIGERDTGRGCNQIENLLRPGKTRWSSNFDSICNMIDMYSSVITVLENMVYDGSSNSIRGEASGLLIAMKSFDFIFILHLMQKIMGLTNLLCRALQEKSLDILNAMDYVSTTKILLQTLREEGFAIQLTYVKEVCAKYDIEIPQMEARYKSATGRSCQQNDSITVEHHYRFDVFTAAIDFQVEELNSRFKDEAVELLKLSCALEPKENFKLFNVDHIYRLAEKFYPLDFDTQDLHHLRM; encoded by the coding sequence ATGGAACATCTTGATAATTTGATGAATATACCTCGTCATATTGATAAAATGATGAATGCACAATCTTCAGAAGAAAAGCAGAAGAACAGATTGCGGCTTACAGCAACTATTGAAAGCATTCGATGGCTTACTTTACAAGCATGCGCATTTAGAGGGCATGATGAATCTCCATCTTCTAATAATCGTGGAAATTTTATTGAGATGATACAATTTATGGGAAAAATGAATGAGAATATTGGGGACATTGTCTTAGAGAAAGCTCCAAAAAATACAAAGTATACTTCACCAGATATTCAGAAAGATATTTTGAATATTTTTGCCAATCAAGTGAGAACTAAGATTCGTAAAGAAATCGGGGATGCAAAATTTTGTATTTTAGTTGATGAAGCAAGAGATACATCTAACAAAGAGCATATGGCTATTGTATTAAGATTTGTGGATATTGATGGTTTTTTACGAGAGCGGTTCTTTGCTATTGTACATGTGACTGACATAATTGCTGCAAcacttaagaaaaaaatatctgaAACTCTTGGCTGTTATGACTTGCATATCTACAACATGCGGGGacaaggatatgatggtgctagCAATATGCGTGGCTCTTGGAATGGATTACAAGCTCTATTCTTGAAAGATTGTTCATGTGCATATTATGTACATTGTTTCGCTCATCGACTTCAACTAGCATTAACTGCAGCTGCTGAAAAAGAGGTATCCATTtggttattcttttcaaaattgaattccatttgtaATCTCTTTAATGCGTCTCCTAAACGTCATGTTGAGTTACTTTCTGCTCAAAAAGATGAAGTTGCGCATATGGTAGCTATTGGTGAACGTGATACTGGTAGAGGATGTAATCAAATTGAAAATTTACTACGGCCTGGAAAGACTCGCTGGAGTTCTAATTTTGACTCAATTTGTAACATGATTGATATGTATAGTTCTGTGATTACCGTATTAGAAAACATGGTGTATGATGGGTCCTCTAACTCCATCCGTGGTGAAGCTAGTGGTTTGCTGATAGCGATGAAGTCTTTtgatttcatattcatattacaTTTGATGCAAAAGATAATGGGGTTAACAAATCTGCTTTGTCGAGCATTGCAAGAGAAATCTTTAGATATTTTAAATGCAATGGactatgtttcaactactaaaatTTTGCTTCAGACTTTGAGAGAAGAAGGATTTGCTATTCAACTTACTTATGTGAAAGAAGTTTGTGCCAAGTATGACATTGAGATACCTCAAATGGAAGCTCGTTATAAATCTGCTACAGGTCGTTCTTGTCAACAAAATGATTCAATCACAGTTGAGCATCACTATCGATTTGATGTATTTACTGCTGCAATAGATTTTCAAGTTGAAGAGCTTAATAGTAGATTCAAGGATGAGGCAGTGGAACTTCTTAAGCTTAGTTGTgctttggaacctaaagaaaactttAAGCTTTTTAATGTTGATCACATCTATCGACTTGCTGAGAAATTCTATCCTCTTGATTTTGATACACAAGATTTACACCACTTGAGAATGTAA